A region of Flocculibacter collagenilyticus DNA encodes the following proteins:
- the dsbB gene encoding disulfide bond formation protein DsbB — protein MSNIGNWPTQRWPWIILAVTALAFEIIALYFQYGMGLEPCIMCIYQRTAVFGVLFAAIIAAISPQNILFRLAGFIGWGVSAIWGTLIALEHVEMQTNTNPFAFFTCEIEPNFPSWMPLHHWIPSIFEATGSCDSIDWQFLGFSMPQWMIVVFAAYSVVFALMFIIRFKHAKLI, from the coding sequence ATGAGTAATATTGGTAATTGGCCTACTCAACGATGGCCTTGGATTATACTAGCAGTTACTGCGTTAGCCTTTGAAATAATTGCACTCTATTTTCAATATGGCATGGGGTTAGAACCTTGCATCATGTGTATTTATCAACGTACGGCTGTATTTGGCGTTTTGTTCGCCGCTATTATTGCTGCAATCTCGCCTCAAAATATTTTATTTAGACTAGCTGGTTTTATCGGCTGGGGAGTAAGTGCTATTTGGGGAACGCTTATCGCACTTGAGCATGTAGAAATGCAAACCAATACTAATCCATTTGCATTCTTCACGTGCGAGATTGAGCCTAATTTTCCTTCATGGATGCCACTGCACCACTGGATACCTTCTATTTTCGAAGCCACAGGTAGTTGCGACAGTATCGATTGGCAATTTTTAGGCTTTTCGATGCCACAATGGATGATTGTTGTGTTTGCAGCCTACAGTGTAGTATTTGCACTGATGTTTATCATTCGGTTTAAACACGCAAAGCTCATCTAA
- a CDS encoding YfcL family protein, giving the protein MKLEQFLDKANQFFDDMVVNGTDDELFASGYFRGHFDLALAALEVDNIDFNIPALDSKINQSLEVAFKNGELVEADQALVNKMWANLKQES; this is encoded by the coding sequence ATGAAATTAGAACAGTTTTTAGATAAAGCCAATCAATTCTTCGATGATATGGTGGTAAACGGTACCGACGATGAGCTTTTTGCAAGTGGCTACTTTCGAGGACACTTTGATTTGGCCTTGGCTGCGTTAGAAGTTGATAATATTGACTTTAATATTCCAGCACTCGATTCAAAAATTAATCAAAGTCTAGAGGTAGCGTTTAAAAATGGTGAGTTGGTTGAGGCCGATCAAGCATTAGTTAATAAAATGTGGGCTAATTTAAAGCAGGAAAGCTAA
- a CDS encoding ATP-NAD kinase family protein, with product MNETATRKYKLGLIINPVAGVGGSVGLKGSDGEETVEKALLLGAKPLANHRAETALSVLSSLKQQIEIYTVNGNMGAETAEKLGFDTHIVYQTASDKTTANDTEAAVAALLAQNVDLILFTGGDGTARNVCNVMDEVTPVLGIPAGCKIHSGVYAITPKAAGRVVEMLMQGELVTLSLADVMDIDEDAFRQGIVRARRYGEMLTVSELQYVQAVKMGGKESDELVLADIAAQVIDQMDDDSYYVVGSGSTTQAIMDEMGLPSTLLGVDVVFQQELVASDVTAKQLLEFAQQKPTKLIITLIGGQGHIFGRGNQQLSPAFIKYIGKENITVVCTKSKLTGLGGRALISDTGDSDLDHCLSGLIKVTTGYNDMVMYPVRTVN from the coding sequence ATGAATGAAACGGCAACTCGCAAATATAAGCTTGGCTTAATCATTAATCCTGTGGCTGGTGTAGGAGGCTCCGTTGGCTTGAAAGGAAGTGACGGTGAAGAAACGGTGGAAAAAGCACTTTTATTAGGCGCTAAGCCGCTAGCTAACCACCGCGCTGAAACCGCGCTGTCAGTTCTTTCATCGTTAAAACAGCAAATAGAGATTTATACCGTTAACGGCAATATGGGAGCAGAAACGGCTGAAAAGCTCGGTTTCGACACTCATATCGTATATCAAACGGCGTCGGATAAAACCACAGCCAATGACACAGAAGCCGCTGTTGCTGCTTTGTTGGCCCAAAACGTTGATCTAATTTTATTTACGGGCGGTGACGGCACCGCTAGAAATGTATGCAACGTGATGGATGAGGTGACGCCGGTGTTAGGCATTCCTGCAGGCTGTAAAATTCACTCTGGTGTTTATGCTATTACACCAAAAGCGGCTGGAAGAGTGGTGGAAATGCTTATGCAAGGTGAGTTGGTTACGCTTTCTTTAGCTGATGTGATGGACATTGATGAAGACGCTTTTCGTCAAGGTATTGTTAGAGCGCGTCGCTATGGTGAGATGCTTACAGTATCAGAATTGCAATACGTACAAGCGGTAAAGATGGGAGGCAAGGAGTCTGACGAGTTAGTGCTTGCGGATATCGCCGCGCAAGTGATTGATCAAATGGATGACGATTCTTATTATGTGGTTGGCTCAGGCTCTACAACCCAAGCCATAATGGATGAAATGGGTTTACCGAGTACCCTTCTAGGGGTAGATGTAGTGTTTCAACAAGAGCTTGTTGCAAGTGATGTAACTGCGAAACAGCTACTAGAATTTGCCCAGCAAAAGCCGACTAAGTTAATTATCACTTTGATTGGTGGGCAAGGGCATATATTTGGGCGTGGAAATCAGCAATTAAGCCCAGCGTTTATTAAATACATAGGTAAAGAAAATATTACTGTCGTTTGCACTAAATCCAAGTTAACTGGTTTAGGTGGACGAGCGCTAATTTCTGATACTGGTGACAGTGATCTTGATCACTGTTTATCGGGGTTAATTAAAGTCACCACTGGTTATAATGATATGGTTATGTATCCTGTCAGAACCGTAAATTAG
- a CDS encoding elongation factor P hydroxylase has protein sequence MHHYSDLITLFDNTFYESFNTRLIKGVDEPVYLPANSECCYHQIVFAHGFFASALHEIAHWCLAGAQRRLQEDYGYWYNGDGRDSEQQAAFEAVEIKPQAIEWALSVAANFNFNVSCDNLDGVEPNRSAFRHKVLQQVDEYLELGFPPRAQQFINVLARFYGTELPLNKSHFVASKRLANKVEEQVY, from the coding sequence ATGCATCATTACTCTGACTTAATTACATTATTTGATAATACCTTTTATGAAAGCTTTAATACGCGCTTAATAAAGGGAGTCGACGAGCCCGTTTACTTACCTGCTAACAGTGAATGTTGTTATCATCAAATTGTGTTTGCACATGGTTTTTTTGCAAGTGCACTGCATGAAATTGCACATTGGTGCTTGGCGGGGGCGCAGCGCAGGTTACAAGAAGACTATGGTTACTGGTATAACGGTGATGGTAGAGACAGTGAACAGCAAGCTGCATTTGAAGCCGTTGAAATAAAACCTCAGGCAATAGAGTGGGCGCTTTCTGTGGCTGCAAATTTTAACTTTAACGTCTCTTGCGATAACTTAGATGGTGTTGAGCCAAATCGCAGTGCATTTCGTCATAAAGTGTTGCAGCAAGTAGATGAATACCTTGAGTTGGGTTTTCCGCCTCGTGCACAGCAGTTTATTAATGTGTTGGCTCGTTTTTATGGCACTGAGTTACCTCTTAATAAAAGTCATTTTGTAGCAAGTAAACGATTGGCTAATAAGGTTGAAGAGCAGGTTTATTAA
- a CDS encoding coniferyl aldehyde dehydrogenase, whose protein sequence is MHSSSQPSAHQPNNLINVDCVGSTLQQIFSQQKDAYNGHPYPSLEERINKLSALKNQLLEYKEQLAESVSKDFGHRSEYETYFLEVMTTIGDIKYTIKHLKKWMKPQSRKTHMLFQPGNNRIMYQPLGVVGVIVPWNYPIYLSLCPLITAIGAGNRVMIKMSEFTPHLNATLKVILARCFNENEVAIIEGEADVAAKFSSLPFDHILFTGSTTVGKHVMKAAAENLTPVTLELGGKSPTVIAPDMPVKEAAKRILFGKCVNAGQTCVAPDYILCPKDKIADLVTELKARFAKLYPDFDKTADVTHIVNDKQYSRLMEWLNEAKEKGADVISMSEKPVEDYENRRMPLQLVLNGTDDMQIMRDEIFGPILPILPYDNLDDAIAYIRARPRPLALYIMSFEKQHQQKLLKQTHSGGVTINDTLVHFAQEDLPAGGIGASGMGQYHGHEGFLTFSKARGIHSKGKFFSTQFVFPPYKKSMIDLVLKLFVRK, encoded by the coding sequence ATGCATTCTTCATCACAACCTTCTGCGCACCAGCCAAATAACTTAATTAATGTAGATTGTGTTGGCAGTACTTTACAGCAAATATTTTCCCAGCAAAAAGATGCATACAATGGTCATCCTTACCCTTCGCTTGAAGAGCGTATAAACAAACTTTCTGCGCTAAAAAACCAGTTACTTGAATATAAAGAACAACTCGCTGAGTCTGTTAGTAAAGACTTTGGCCATCGTTCAGAATACGAAACCTATTTTTTAGAAGTGATGACTACCATTGGCGACATTAAGTATACGATTAAGCACTTAAAAAAATGGATGAAGCCACAAAGCAGAAAAACCCACATGTTATTCCAGCCAGGGAATAATCGTATTATGTATCAGCCACTAGGTGTGGTTGGCGTTATTGTACCGTGGAATTACCCTATTTATTTATCACTTTGTCCGCTTATCACCGCAATTGGTGCGGGTAATCGGGTAATGATAAAAATGTCTGAATTTACTCCACATTTAAATGCCACATTAAAAGTGATACTTGCACGCTGCTTTAATGAAAACGAAGTAGCAATCATCGAAGGCGAAGCCGATGTGGCAGCAAAATTTTCTTCCCTTCCTTTTGATCATATCTTGTTTACGGGCTCTACCACCGTAGGCAAACATGTAATGAAAGCAGCGGCTGAAAATTTAACACCTGTTACGCTTGAATTAGGTGGAAAATCTCCGACTGTTATTGCGCCTGATATGCCGGTAAAAGAAGCTGCTAAACGTATTTTATTTGGCAAGTGTGTCAATGCAGGTCAAACCTGTGTGGCACCAGATTACATTTTATGCCCTAAAGACAAGATTGCTGACTTAGTTACCGAGCTTAAAGCACGATTTGCTAAATTGTATCCGGATTTCGATAAAACAGCTGACGTCACTCATATCGTCAATGACAAGCAATATAGTCGATTAATGGAGTGGTTGAATGAAGCTAAAGAGAAAGGCGCAGATGTTATTTCAATGTCAGAAAAGCCTGTCGAGGATTACGAAAATAGACGCATGCCTCTTCAGCTGGTGCTAAATGGTACTGACGATATGCAAATTATGCGTGATGAAATATTTGGTCCAATATTACCGATTTTACCTTACGACAATCTTGATGATGCAATTGCGTATATTCGCGCGCGCCCTCGCCCATTAGCACTGTACATTATGAGTTTTGAGAAGCAGCATCAGCAAAAGTTACTTAAACAAACCCATTCTGGTGGAGTTACAATAAACGATACCTTGGTGCACTTTGCACAAGAAGATTTACCTGCTGGCGGTATTGGTGCATCTGGAATGGGTCAATATCATGGTCATGAAGGCTTTTTAACGTTTTCCAAAGCCCGTGGCATTCACAGTAAAGGGAAGTTCTTTTCTACCCAGTTTGTTTTTCCGCCATACAAAAAGTCAATGATCGACCTAGTGTTAAAACTATTTGTTAGGAAGTAA
- the aroC gene encoding chorismate synthase — translation MSGNSIGRLFTVSTFGESHGVALGGVIDGCPPGLVISEADLQRDLDRRKPGQSRYTTARREADEIKILSGVFEGKTTGTSIGVLIENTDQRSQDYSNIKDTFRPGHADYTYQQKYGFRDYRGGGRSSARETAIRVAAGAIAKQYLKQAHNIEIVGYLSQLGPITAETIDYSQIEQNPFFFPDENKLTELDEYMRQLKKDGNSIGAKVSVVAKNTPVGLGEPVFDRLDAEIAHSLMSINAVKGVEIGAGFDCITQKGSEHRDIMTPTGFESNNAGGILGGISTGQDIVAHIALKPTSSISVEGETIDIHGQATKVITKGRHDPCVGIRAVPIAEAMLAITLMDHLLRHRAQNIDVRSNTPDIANIK, via the coding sequence ATGTCTGGAAATAGTATTGGCCGTTTATTTACCGTTTCTACTTTTGGTGAAAGTCACGGAGTCGCCCTTGGAGGTGTGATTGATGGTTGTCCGCCTGGATTAGTCATTTCAGAAGCAGATTTACAGCGCGATTTAGATCGCAGAAAGCCAGGACAGTCTCGTTATACTACAGCCCGCCGAGAAGCTGATGAAATTAAGATTTTATCTGGTGTCTTTGAAGGAAAGACCACAGGTACATCAATTGGGGTGTTAATAGAAAATACAGACCAACGCTCGCAAGACTATTCAAATATTAAAGATACGTTTCGTCCGGGTCATGCTGATTATACATATCAACAAAAATATGGCTTTAGAGATTACCGAGGTGGTGGCCGTTCATCAGCTAGAGAAACGGCAATTCGTGTAGCCGCTGGTGCCATTGCGAAGCAGTATTTAAAACAAGCGCACAATATAGAAATAGTCGGCTATTTGTCTCAGTTAGGGCCTATTACTGCAGAGACAATCGACTATTCACAAATTGAGCAGAACCCATTCTTTTTTCCTGATGAGAATAAGCTAACTGAATTAGATGAATATATGCGTCAGTTAAAAAAAGACGGTAACTCAATTGGCGCGAAAGTTTCAGTAGTTGCTAAAAATACTCCGGTTGGGCTGGGTGAACCCGTGTTTGACCGATTAGATGCTGAAATTGCACACTCTCTAATGAGTATAAATGCGGTTAAAGGTGTAGAAATTGGCGCTGGTTTTGATTGTATTACCCAGAAGGGCAGCGAGCATCGAGACATTATGACGCCAACAGGTTTCGAGTCGAATAATGCGGGTGGTATTCTAGGAGGAATATCTACTGGGCAAGACATAGTGGCGCATATCGCTTTAAAGCCTACATCCAGTATTAGTGTTGAAGGCGAGACGATTGATATTCATGGTCAGGCAACCAAGGTTATTACTAAAGGTCGCCATGATCCTTGTGTTGGAATTAGAGCCGTACCAATTGCGGAAGCCATGTTAGCTATTACGTTAATGGATCATTTACTAAGACATCGAGCTCAAAATATTGACGTGCGAAGCAATACACCTGATATTGCAAATATTAAATAG
- the prmB gene encoding 50S ribosomal protein L3 N(5)-glutamine methyltransferase, with product MDNQTINEAINDLHTISDFIRWSVSRFNESEIYYGHGTDNPWDEALQLVTFALHLPFNIDDQVKQSRLTTQEKEAVVNIIARRINEKIPAPYITNQANFAGLPFYVDERVLVPRSPIAELIDTQFSPWWPFHKPVQRILDLCTGSGCIAIACAYAFEEAEVDAVDISEDALAVAEHNIQEHQLDNRVYPIQSDVFDSLVGAKYDIIVSNPPYVDAEDMADLPDEFHHEPELGLSSGHDGLDITRRILAQAPDMLNEGGILIVEVGNSMVHMEAAFPELPITWIEFEHGGHGVFFITGEELTAYNAAQQVKTNAELPKE from the coding sequence TTGGATAACCAAACTATTAATGAAGCAATTAATGATCTACATACAATAAGTGATTTTATACGTTGGTCTGTTAGTCGATTTAATGAAAGTGAGATTTATTATGGCCACGGTACAGATAATCCGTGGGATGAAGCATTGCAATTAGTAACGTTTGCATTGCATTTGCCATTTAATATAGATGATCAAGTAAAACAGTCTCGTTTAACAACGCAGGAAAAAGAAGCGGTAGTGAATATTATCGCTCGTCGAATCAACGAAAAAATTCCTGCGCCTTATATTACAAATCAAGCTAATTTTGCAGGTTTACCATTTTATGTTGATGAGCGCGTACTAGTACCACGCTCGCCGATTGCTGAGCTAATTGATACCCAGTTCTCACCGTGGTGGCCGTTCCATAAGCCAGTACAGCGCATTTTAGACTTATGTACAGGATCAGGTTGTATCGCTATCGCTTGCGCTTACGCATTTGAAGAGGCAGAAGTTGATGCCGTAGATATTAGTGAAGACGCGTTAGCAGTTGCAGAGCATAACATTCAAGAGCATCAACTGGACAATCGTGTTTATCCTATCCAGTCAGACGTTTTCGACAGCTTAGTAGGCGCTAAATACGACATTATTGTAAGTAACCCGCCGTATGTTGATGCAGAAGACATGGCGGATTTACCTGATGAATTCCATCATGAACCAGAGCTGGGCTTATCATCAGGGCATGATGGTCTAGATATTACACGAAGAATTTTAGCGCAAGCGCCTGATATGTTAAATGAAGGTGGAATATTGATTGTAGAAGTAGGCAATTCGATGGTGCATATGGAAGCTGCATTTCCTGAACTGCCCATAACTTGGATAGAGTTTGAGCATGGTGGTCATGGTGTATTCTTTATTACAGGTGAAGAATTGACTGCCTACAATGCAGCGCAGCAAGTAAAGACAAACGCTGAATTACCAAAAGAATAA
- the smrB gene encoding endonuclease SmrB, producing MKKKNSVTNEDLVLFKQTLSGARQIEQDKIHPKPTSSKQKKQQVITKRERIHADFYFSDEFEPELPQHGPMQYIKPTAPSYLAKQLRRGDFYPDLILDLHGLRKDDAKVEITSLIYAAKKQHVKCVCIVHGLGGYILKQKVPHWLVQHPDVLAFHQAPLEWGGQGALLVLLDVNEDIR from the coding sequence ATGAAAAAGAAAAATTCTGTGACCAACGAAGATCTTGTCCTGTTTAAACAAACACTCAGTGGCGCTCGCCAGATTGAGCAAGACAAAATACACCCTAAACCCACTAGCAGCAAGCAGAAAAAGCAACAAGTCATCACGAAACGTGAGCGCATTCACGCTGACTTTTACTTTTCGGACGAATTCGAACCCGAATTACCTCAACATGGCCCGATGCAGTATATTAAACCAACTGCGCCAAGCTATTTAGCAAAACAACTTAGACGTGGCGATTTTTATCCTGACTTGATATTAGATTTACATGGTTTACGTAAAGATGATGCAAAAGTGGAGATCACTAGTCTAATTTATGCAGCCAAAAAACAACATGTGAAATGTGTTTGTATTGTTCATGGCTTAGGCGGGTATATTCTTAAACAAAAAGTACCACATTGGCTAGTGCAACATCCCGATGTACTCGCTTTTCATCAAGCCCCTTTAGAGTGGGGAGGACAAGGTGCGTTGCTCGTTCTGCTAGATGTTAACGAAGACATTCGATAA
- the sixA gene encoding phosphohistidine phosphatase SixA, producing MIDIYIIRHGQAEAHCSIDAERKLTERGVNETRKTASWLAGKLLAKQPVTPLSLLSINSPYIRAAQTAEIIVNSLEAEQKATSIKQIVTDDLIPTASPELAYDYITALVDTHQVDHVIVVSHMPLVTFLTECFTLGVTSPLFMTASCAHVRYDMANMRGVFEEMVSPDDL from the coding sequence ATGATAGATATTTATATTATTCGACATGGTCAGGCTGAAGCGCACTGCTCAATAGATGCAGAGCGTAAGTTGACTGAACGCGGTGTTAATGAAACACGTAAAACGGCATCTTGGCTTGCAGGAAAGCTTTTAGCAAAGCAGCCTGTAACACCACTTTCTTTACTCAGTATTAATAGTCCTTACATCCGTGCCGCACAAACAGCTGAGATTATTGTAAATAGCCTTGAAGCTGAGCAGAAAGCGACTTCCATTAAGCAAATTGTTACTGACGATCTAATTCCAACGGCTAGTCCAGAATTAGCTTACGACTATATAACTGCGTTAGTTGATACCCATCAGGTAGACCATGTTATTGTGGTTAGCCACATGCCATTAGTTACCTTTTTAACAGAGTGTTTTACGTTGGGCGTAACGAGTCCGTTATTTATGACGGCAAGCTGTGCCCATGTCCGTTATGACATGGCTAACATGCGTGGTGTATTTGAAGAAATGGTATCACCAGACGATTTGTGA
- a CDS encoding insulinase family protein: MITSSNDEKKYKTLTLTNGLKVTIVQDVTAKKSAAALTVNVGHFDDPIDRQGMAHFLEHMLFLGTEKYPDPNEFPHFVSQHGGSHNAWTGTEHTSYFFDVNNHHFDGALDRFAHFFICPLLSEALIEKERHSIEAEYKMKLKDDGRRIYQVHKETLNPAHPFAKFSVGNTETLEDREESIRHELLSFYQSHYSSGLMTLAVLTPHPIEETEATIKTLFEQIPGSNKEKTPIEAPLYLDENLRLGIELKPQKPMYKLIVSFAMPAIDHMYRTKSLSFISHLIGYEGSHSLMALLKRHGWINGLSAGGGISGSNFKDFNISINLTQAGLAYRDEIIEHIFEYIDFLKNTHLPSYLYDDKKALVMQSFEFQEKTKPITWVSNLSVNMQHYPEQDYIYGDYAMEEFDEDEVANLLKYLSTDNLRIISISPDADCNKKAMWYHTPYSVTALPEEYLTYLDSVRCPAGQFQLPEPNPYIQTNPRVLEIEKDTELPYLLHTHDYFNFWFKQDTKFRLPKGSVFVALDCPNGVKDLKANAMLRLMIDLFIDSIIEPLYPAELAGMHYHVYAHQGGLSIHTSGLSFNQTALIERVISSIRTYQPNQMRFNEIKHQLKKHWANSNKSKPVSRLFNSLSSTLQPNQPCAHELAEIIDEVEFNEFCLFIGTLFDHIHIEAFMHGNWHESDAQQLIKTIKQQFEQCELCEEVERPLLAIKNKGSLISQQTLDHQDTALVVYFQSPDNDADTIAKYMMLNHILSPHFFQELRTKQQVGYLVGAGYLPLNRYPAIAFYIQSPNFTSSQLLTACETYFKNIEKVIVDIDEDDWLHAVEGLKLQAMEKDESLMMQNQRFWMAITNKDVNFNAKQEIVEAIKALTQKQVAAFAKNIFQKGNDCIVLASPCDELGTESFKHYQPVTLSELSEMLPVINR, translated from the coding sequence TTGATCACAAGTAGCAATGACGAAAAAAAATATAAAACACTGACGCTTACTAATGGTCTTAAAGTCACTATTGTTCAAGACGTTACAGCCAAAAAATCTGCTGCTGCATTAACCGTCAATGTTGGGCATTTTGACGATCCGATAGATCGACAAGGTATGGCTCACTTTCTAGAACATATGCTTTTTTTAGGCACTGAGAAATATCCTGATCCCAATGAGTTTCCACACTTCGTTAGCCAGCATGGTGGCTCACACAATGCGTGGACGGGCACAGAGCATACCAGCTATTTTTTTGACGTAAATAACCATCATTTCGACGGCGCGTTAGACCGATTTGCACACTTTTTTATCTGCCCATTGCTTAGTGAGGCATTAATCGAAAAAGAACGTCATTCAATCGAAGCTGAATATAAAATGAAGCTCAAAGATGATGGGCGCAGAATCTACCAAGTACACAAAGAAACTCTCAATCCAGCTCACCCATTTGCGAAATTTTCTGTGGGTAACACAGAAACTCTAGAAGATAGGGAAGAAAGTATACGTCATGAGTTGCTTTCGTTTTATCAATCGCACTATAGCTCTGGTTTAATGACACTTGCAGTGTTAACACCTCACCCTATTGAAGAAACCGAAGCCACAATTAAAACACTATTTGAGCAAATTCCTGGCTCTAATAAAGAAAAAACACCCATTGAAGCTCCTTTATACTTAGATGAAAATTTACGCTTAGGGATTGAACTAAAACCACAAAAACCGATGTATAAGCTAATTGTTAGCTTTGCGATGCCTGCAATCGATCATATGTATCGCACCAAGTCTTTAAGTTTTATTTCTCATTTAATTGGCTATGAAGGTAGCCACTCGTTAATGGCTTTGCTTAAGCGCCATGGTTGGATTAATGGCTTATCCGCTGGTGGAGGCATTAGCGGTAGCAACTTTAAAGATTTCAATATAAGCATTAATCTTACACAAGCAGGCTTAGCGTACAGAGACGAAATCATTGAACATATTTTCGAATATATCGATTTTTTGAAGAATACCCACCTACCAAGCTATTTATATGACGACAAAAAAGCCTTGGTTATGCAGTCATTCGAGTTCCAAGAAAAAACCAAGCCTATTACTTGGGTGAGTAATTTAAGCGTGAACATGCAACATTACCCTGAACAAGACTACATTTATGGTGACTATGCCATGGAAGAGTTTGACGAAGATGAAGTTGCAAACCTGCTTAAATACCTTTCTACCGATAACTTGCGTATCATATCCATATCTCCCGATGCCGACTGCAATAAAAAAGCTATGTGGTATCACACACCTTATTCAGTCACAGCTTTACCAGAAGAATATTTAACTTATTTAGATAGCGTAAGGTGCCCCGCTGGACAGTTTCAACTGCCTGAGCCAAATCCATACATTCAAACCAACCCAAGAGTATTGGAAATAGAAAAAGACACTGAGCTACCTTATTTACTGCATACACATGACTATTTTAACTTTTGGTTTAAACAAGACACTAAATTTAGATTGCCCAAGGGAAGCGTGTTTGTTGCACTAGACTGCCCAAATGGTGTGAAAGATTTAAAAGCAAATGCCATGTTGCGCTTAATGATTGACCTGTTCATTGATTCAATCATTGAGCCTCTTTACCCTGCAGAGCTCGCTGGTATGCACTACCATGTTTACGCTCATCAAGGTGGTTTAAGCATTCACACTTCTGGTCTTAGCTTTAATCAAACGGCATTGATTGAGCGGGTGATCTCATCGATTCGGACATACCAACCTAACCAAATGCGATTTAATGAAATCAAACATCAACTTAAAAAGCATTGGGCAAATAGTAATAAAAGCAAACCCGTTTCTCGGTTATTTAATAGTTTAAGTTCGACATTACAACCTAACCAGCCTTGTGCACATGAACTCGCTGAAATAATCGATGAAGTTGAGTTCAACGAATTTTGTTTATTTATAGGAACACTGTTCGACCATATTCATATTGAAGCATTTATGCACGGTAACTGGCATGAGTCTGATGCACAGCAGTTAATCAAAACCATTAAACAACAATTTGAGCAGTGCGAGTTATGTGAAGAAGTAGAACGGCCATTATTAGCGATTAAAAATAAGGGAAGCTTGATAAGCCAGCAAACGTTAGATCATCAAGATACGGCACTTGTTGTGTATTTTCAAAGCCCTGATAATGATGCTGACACCATTGCAAAATACATGATGCTTAATCACATTTTGTCCCCCCATTTTTTTCAAGAATTACGTACCAAACAACAAGTGGGATATCTGGTTGGCGCTGGTTATTTGCCATTGAATCGCTATCCTGCTATCGCGTTTTATATTCAATCTCCTAACTTTACCAGCTCACAGTTATTAACTGCTTGCGAAACGTATTTTAAAAATATTGAAAAGGTGATTGTTGATATTGACGAAGACGACTGGCTACACGCTGTTGAGGGTTTAAAACTACAGGCAATGGAAAAAGATGAAAGTCTAATGATGCAAAATCAACGATTTTGGATGGCCATTACGAATAAAGACGTAAACTTCAATGCTAAACAAGAAATCGTTGAAGCTATAAAGGCATTAACGCAAAAGCAAGTCGCTGCATTTGCTAAAAATATTTTCCAAAAAGGTAACGATTGTATTGTATTAGCCTCGCCGTGCGATGAACTGGGTACTGAGTCATTTAAGCACTATCAACCCGTTACATTAAGTGAGCTCAGTGAAATGTTACCTGTGATTAATCGTTAA